The genomic DNA AGACAGAGTGCCCATCACATGAAACAGTCAGTTACACAAAAACCGTGACAGACCCCAGAGGGACCGGTCAAACCCAACTATGGCTTACGCTATGTACGATTACTCCTGTTCGATTCTTCGTCAATCTCTCGTAGTATGTCTTCAGCCACCTCCGTAACCTCTACAGGTCCACGCACATTCTCCCCTGAGCGAACCCCTAGCGCCACAACAAGTGGGGCCAGTGCTTCAACCTTCCGCTCGTTGCTTTTCAAAACTTTCAGAATCTCGCTTTCTGACGTACCCTCGGCGACCATACCCACTACACCGGATTGCATCATACCCATTGAGTCTTCGTTATCCTGATCGAATTTAGAGTAAATCGTCTGAAACAAGGCCAAAGCTGCGTCTTCATCTGATTTGTTATACAGCGCTTTCATCCGTATCCAGGAAGTAACGGTTCTCTCCTGACTGTTCTCGCTGTTTCCGCCTAGGAGCCGTCTATCTGCATCGTCGCACGTACACAGTGCTTCATCAAACATTTCAAGGGTGATTTGATAATACGCCTTGGCATTTAAGGCACGAACGACATCCGCAAGTCCATCAGACGTCTCCAAATCACCGAAACGTTTAACCAGGTACTCGAACGTTGTTATTGCCTTGTGACTCTCGCCTTGATGGCCGTGTGCTTGTCCCTTATTCAGCATCGCTCTTGCCACAGCTGATTGCAGTTCAGACGACTCGCTGGATCCGTAACGCTCAATGACGGAATCGAACGTTTTGTAAGCGGCTTCAAAATCCCCAAGCTGACCATGTGCTACACCGATGTTGGTGATCGCACTGGCGACGACTATCTTCATCCCATCTTCCGGATCATCACTAAATCGGTTGATAACCTCCTCATACGATGCAATCTTTTCCTCTCTTTTACCAAGTTCCCCTTTGAGCATACCTCTATTTAGTAACGCTTCAGCGACAACCTTCCGAATATGAGGGTCAGCGGTTTTCTCGTGGCGACTGACAACTGCCTCTGTCGTTGCTAATGCCGCATTCAGGTCGCCGAGACTACCTTCCGATCTGCTCTTGCTGAGCATCGTTGAAGCAACGAAGATCTGCACTCTTGGTTCTTTGCTATTGCCAATCTGTTCTATTGTTTCGTCAAACGATGCGATCGCTGCATCGTATTCTCCTTTTCGGTCATAAATATGCCCTATGGATAACGATGCCATGGCGACAAGTAATTCGACGTCCGGGATCCTTATGCTTCCGAATTCTTCAACAATAGAAGCGAAAACGGGAATTGCATCATCGAGTTTGCCCGCATGATACAACAGATTTCCTTTAATCAACTTGGGGCTAAGACTGAATAACAGTTGCTGGCGCTGTGAAAGACCAGTCGTTAAAGGTCGTTGAAACCCCTCATTGGATGATTCAGGTTCCGCAACTGTTGTAACTACTTGATCGTAAAGATAGCCAAAGTGAGGAATCTCTGCTTTTACGCGATCTAAACCCTCTTTAATATCCGGAAACTCCGCGGCTTCTGATCGAAATCCCTCGGCCATCGTTACAAGTTCATGTTTGGTGTAAAACACCGCCATGAACCGTATCAGGTATTGAACGATAGCTGCTTCACTCCGTTCTCGTCTGATTTTATAGTAAATGCTGTATAGTCGCTCCGCAGCGGAGTACAAGCGCTTCCTGCCTGTTCCCTGAACCTTTACCACACCACGCTCGATCAGTCTGCCAAGAAGACTGGAAACACTGCGAACATCTAAACGTGCTCGGGCAGCAATCTCGCCGGTACTTGAAGGTCGCCAAAGATCAATCGTGGCCAGATAGACACGGCGCT from Gemmatimonadota bacterium includes the following:
- a CDS encoding tetratricopeptide repeat protein, yielding MNEETARDPAQARTIRKFNPGTFQADEEVIRQFVVRQPELGIVTDVLRGNIETPACQHVLLVAPRGRGKTMLLARVAAELRADNELSRSMLPVRFMEESHEVFDIADFWLETLFHLSKEIARTDPDLSRELKATHADLAGLWRDEFLAERAKATVMNASDRLGRKLVLMIENMQTLCDDVDSDFGWQLRETLQTEPQIILLGTATKRFERLDDVREPFFELFRILELNPLDTEACQRLWQVISGDDVSERRIRPLQILTGGNPRLLVIVAEFAGHRSLRKLMEELVALVDDHTEYFRGHLEALAPTERRVYLATIDLWRPSSTGEIAARARLDVRSVSSLLGRLIERGVVKVQGTGRKRLYSAAERLYSIYYKIRRERSEAAIVQYLIRFMAVFYTKHELVTMAEGFRSEAAEFPDIKEGLDRVKAEIPHFGYLYDQVVTTVAEPESSNEGFQRPLTTGLSQRQQLLFSLSPKLIKGNLLYHAGKLDDAIPVFASIVEEFGSIRIPDVELLVAMASLSIGHIYDRKGEYDAAIASFDETIEQIGNSKEPRVQIFVASTMLSKSRSEGSLGDLNAALATTEAVVSRHEKTADPHIRKVVAEALLNRGMLKGELGKREEKIASYEEVINRFSDDPEDGMKIVVASAITNIGVAHGQLGDFEAAYKTFDSVIERYGSSESSELQSAVARAMLNKGQAHGHQGESHKAITTFEYLVKRFGDLETSDGLADVVRALNAKAYYQITLEMFDEALCTCDDADRRLLGGNSENSQERTVTSWIRMKALYNKSDEDAALALFQTIYSKFDQDNEDSMGMMQSGVVGMVAEGTSESEILKVLKSNERKVEALAPLVVALGVRSGENVRGPVEVTEVAEDILREIDEESNRSNRT